The DNA window CATGTCCGCGGGGCTGGAGCCGGGCGAGGTCAATCCGCTCACCCGGCAGGTGCTGGAGGAACGGGGCCTGCCCACGGGCCATCTTCAGGCCAAGGGCGTGCGTCCTTTGCTGGGAGAGCATTTCACCTACGTCATCACCGTTTGCGACCGGGCAGAGCAGAACTGCCCCATTTTCCCGCACGCCTCTTACCGGCTCTCCTGGGCCTTCCCGGATCCGGCCGCCGCCCAGGGCAGCGAGGAGGAACGCCTCGCCGTCTTCCGGCAGGTGCGCGAGGAGATTGAAGCGAAAGTACAGTCGTGGGTGCAGGTGGGCGCATGAGAATCGCGGTGTTCGGTGACGTGCACGGGAACCGCTTCGCGCTGGAGGCGGTCGCGCAGGACATCGAGCGGCACGCACCGGACGCCTGGGTGAACCTTGGGGACCAGGTGTTCGGCGGAGCAGATCCGGCCGGCGCCTGGCAATTGCAACAGCAGCTCAAATCCGGATACGGGGTGTTGGAGGTGCGGGGAAACACCGACGAGCGCCTGGGCCACCCTCTGACCGCGACGACCCAGAAG is part of the Deinococcus terrestris genome and encodes:
- a CDS encoding arsenate reductase ArsC, whose translation is MNVPSVLFICTGNTARSQMAQVLLEHHGAERFRVMSAGLEPGEVNPLTRQVLEERGLPTGHLQAKGVRPLLGEHFTYVITVCDRAEQNCPIFPHASYRLSWAFPDPAAAQGSEEERLAVFRQVREEIEAKVQSWVQVGA